In one window of Rhinoderma darwinii isolate aRhiDar2 chromosome 7, aRhiDar2.hap1, whole genome shotgun sequence DNA:
- the LOC142657476 gene encoding phosphatidylinositol polyphosphate 5-phosphatase type IV-like, with amino-acid sequence MPFWKKSKKYHVSQIPDNGNLMKEIPTMEEPNISLQKFSNIKDMPAEKCSDPSHSKPCDIGSKNAKKSAIRSLGSSAVIGAKELDRCFPNRRLRLYVATWNMEGKEFPQNLEDLLLPSDDSKDIYVIGVQEGCPNRREWEIKLQETLGPHYVLYHSSGLGVLYLTIFIRRELIWFCSEVEHTHVTTRLFHHVKTKGALGVAFTVFGTSFLFINSHMRFGAVHKRIQDYKTITEGLRLPQIIPERINSNALDVTSRFDRVFWFGDLNFQLKEDRKNVESLLKNIKGRDMSSLLKHDHLNEAKNNGSIFVGFKEHTIEFLPTYKFDIGTDTYDTSEKQRVPSYTVRYLISRSTELKKEYIS; translated from the exons atgcccttttggaaaaaatccaaaaaatatcatgtgtctcagattcctgataatggaaatctaatgaaagagataccaactatggaggaacctaacatctcactccagaagttttccaacatcaaagatatgccagccgaaaaatgcagcgatccaagtcacagcaaaccttgtgacattggctcaaagaacgccaagaagagcgcaatcaggagcttgggcagcagcgctgtgattggcgctaaagaactggatcgctgtttcccaaatagacggctgagattatacgttgccacctggaatatggagggaaag gagttcccacaaaatctagaggatctgctgttgccatcagatgactccaaagacatttacgtaattggcgttcaggaaggatgtccaaacag acgggaatgggagataaaattacaagagactcttggtccacactacgtgctataccattcatccgggctcggagtcctgtatctcaccatctttattcgacgggaactgatctggttctgctcag aggtagagcacacccatgtaacaaccaggctattccaccatgtcaaaactaaaggagccttgggtgttgccttcaccgtctttgggacatcattcctgtttattaattcccatatgagat ttggggcagtccacaagaggatccaggactataaaactatcaccgagggtctccgtctgcctcaaattattccggaaagaataaactccaatgcct tggacgtcaccagccgctttgatcgagttttttggtttggggacctcaattttcaactgaaagaggacagaaaaaacgtggaatctcttctgaagaacattaaaggaagagatatgtccagtctcctcaaacacgaccatctgaatgaagccaagaacaacg ggtccatatttgtagggtttaaggagcacaccatagaattccttcctacatataagttcgacattggcacagacacctacgatacatcagaaaagcagagagtcccatcatatacggtaagatatcttatttccaggtctacagagctaaagaaagaatacatttcatga